A section of the Roseivirga sp. BDSF3-8 genome encodes:
- a CDS encoding DUF4157 domain-containing protein has product MKEKSTSSTTHSHQNQSRTGESGTRQSETLQSGTRQPGARMPAQRKAAGTGTQKKGLHFSEVQTTADTENTAQLQAIADAFGPKGPLPPPPNGPVQRQENKTGLPDQLKSGIEHLSGYSMDDVKVHYNSSRPAQLQAHAYAQGTDIHMAPGQEQHLPHEAWHVVQQKQGRVQPTKQLKGQTPVNDDAGLEHEADAMGAKAMSTAAQGNTDNPIGNEPSAIQPKAVQLKPVDDPKHAGFMMDDKAPWLKLKKLRDHGEDPKKTDFQLRNQLTPLYWQDSEEDTYYKDPDRTNKYDLEEAQKTHQFGAWMETYQETLKEHGRIEGLEELNGIKKEEEPDKLREEKERVKNAISMYLLQSFMTNALFREDEIERLDYQTTPLNYQKDSNYLRSFATSFTNALERTLPKHFDHTKLFLTRTEDMGDVLKQFFEVLRVESDEKVDLTSVEAGLKTTIDRSANYLYYSSEKDMSKYWEDPGNTQAYVDVTEKIKALTDDKKHEVVVSLGNTVQQVYLKAVAKKLVALELEKNELLKDREDKATIEKEINGALSTYLDRSELLEVENDLNGNKKPSVLGVTYESYLEGFGTWLAGDHGLGKISKIAGKIRDNAEAGIKGDAHKYTPTGEDKQNFKQIVKEKEFQAYITFKQNEGINFTVEEGKESFKALKEKLKKAIGTTNMVVTTGSMVGITSKDDKYTQSGIIIDDKAMGMAVKTAINKSGNVPSPTDSSRKMLQNHPLSEIVQEIISQQKNKGSKKGKEGVNKLEERLKGFKPETYTSLGQVDEQLKKTREALTGLKDTYKEDVTNLKIEIDAVVKLLEGTGTLADETPLPGFVLRQLQMHLEEAVLGRNKMEDVLRNIQGMHEAVILKLELEGTSPEKYDFGAPQHKTDLSDKDDYFQGSHLADYGLKAFSQAYNAVLAQAKANTKDGLSIQAFYNIYFEVHQKLSTTSDISKNKVTLQSPSSIEDYIKSENYKGLEAKATGVDLIMIDIHPNDATKKDIKENDVPKLINDVFGELRKRDDYKNIRLTVMVDITLNHTTEEEIKAIRESADEYISSGNLNLVFVQSLTKFAQLGMDKESGGLAFAYNKGEDWKAFNESMKESQEKDPVDPTIQKYFQALFKHTSKEQVDYLKAVRASTKSLHQKIKSNFEKMGIKDDALTITDNQDEGTCYVSIRYDDFIARIFNNKTYSDEDVYNFNMDVLENGINKIMGQLGLPVTMRMSFGFPLSNLGDTGKEVRFTIGIEDEQTLQDYADTLSYVNYELARAVNEGTDLTNKGKRSEVLSDMSGKLKKLQDLRDKVKEFMEVELLEEDLESVN; this is encoded by the coding sequence ATGAAAGAGAAATCAACCAGTTCGACCACACACAGCCATCAAAATCAGTCCCGGACTGGAGAGTCCGGGACTCGTCAGTCCGAGACTCTCCAGTCCGGGACTCGTCAGCCGGGGGCGCGGATGCCTGCCCAGCGAAAGGCGGCTGGTACCGGTACGCAAAAGAAGGGGCTGCACTTTAGCGAAGTACAGACTACGGCTGATACTGAAAATACGGCGCAGCTACAGGCTATAGCGGATGCCTTTGGCCCTAAAGGGCCCCTGCCTCCCCCGCCAAATGGGCCTGTGCAGCGGCAGGAGAATAAGACGGGCCTGCCGGATCAGCTCAAAAGCGGCATCGAACACCTCTCGGGCTATAGCATGGATGATGTAAAGGTGCACTACAACTCATCCCGGCCGGCGCAGCTACAGGCGCATGCCTATGCGCAGGGGACGGACATACACATGGCGCCCGGCCAGGAGCAGCACCTGCCGCACGAGGCCTGGCACGTGGTGCAGCAGAAGCAGGGCCGGGTACAGCCTACCAAACAACTGAAAGGCCAGACGCCTGTAAATGACGATGCGGGTCTGGAACACGAAGCGGACGCGATGGGGGCGAAGGCGATGAGTACTGCAGCACAGGGCAATACGGATAACCCAATAGGAAATGAACCTTCTGCGATACAACCAAAAGCCGTACAGCTAAAGCCTGTGGACGACCCGAAGCACGCCGGGTTTATGATGGATGACAAGGCCCCCTGGTTAAAGCTAAAAAAGCTCAGGGACCACGGTGAGGATCCTAAAAAAACAGACTTTCAATTACGAAATCAACTTACCCCTCTCTACTGGCAGGATAGCGAAGAGGACACCTATTATAAAGATCCGGACAGAACGAATAAGTATGATCTGGAAGAAGCGCAGAAGACCCACCAGTTTGGGGCCTGGATGGAAACCTACCAGGAAACGCTAAAGGAACACGGGCGAATAGAGGGGCTGGAGGAGTTAAACGGGATTAAGAAAGAAGAAGAACCCGATAAGCTTAGGGAAGAAAAGGAGCGTGTAAAAAATGCTATTTCCATGTACCTGCTTCAGTCGTTTATGACCAATGCGCTGTTCCGGGAGGATGAAATAGAGAGACTGGACTATCAGACGACTCCTCTGAATTACCAGAAGGACAGTAACTACCTCAGATCATTTGCGACCAGCTTTACTAATGCACTGGAAAGGACCTTGCCGAAACACTTTGACCATACTAAATTGTTTCTGACGCGTACGGAGGATATGGGCGATGTGCTAAAGCAGTTCTTTGAAGTATTAAGGGTAGAGTCGGATGAGAAGGTCGATCTGACGAGCGTGGAGGCCGGACTAAAAACGACGATTGACCGAAGTGCCAATTACCTTTACTATTCAAGTGAAAAGGATATGTCCAAATACTGGGAAGATCCTGGAAATACGCAGGCTTATGTGGATGTCACTGAGAAGATAAAAGCACTCACGGATGATAAAAAGCATGAGGTAGTAGTGAGCTTGGGTAATACTGTACAGCAGGTCTATCTCAAAGCAGTAGCGAAAAAACTGGTGGCTCTCGAACTGGAAAAAAATGAATTGCTCAAAGACAGAGAAGACAAAGCAACCATTGAAAAAGAAATCAATGGAGCACTTAGCACCTACCTTGACCGCAGTGAGCTTCTGGAGGTGGAAAATGATCTTAATGGCAATAAGAAGCCCAGTGTACTCGGAGTTACGTACGAAAGCTACCTGGAAGGGTTCGGAACCTGGCTGGCTGGTGATCATGGGTTAGGGAAAATTTCAAAAATTGCCGGAAAAATAAGAGACAATGCCGAGGCGGGTATTAAGGGGGATGCCCATAAATACACCCCTACCGGGGAAGATAAGCAGAACTTTAAGCAAATAGTAAAAGAAAAAGAGTTTCAGGCTTACATAACCTTTAAGCAAAATGAAGGCATAAACTTTACTGTAGAGGAAGGAAAGGAATCATTTAAAGCACTGAAGGAAAAACTGAAAAAGGCTATAGGCACGACTAATATGGTGGTGACCACGGGCAGTATGGTAGGTATCACCAGTAAAGATGACAAGTATACCCAATCAGGCATTATAATAGACGATAAAGCGATGGGAATGGCCGTAAAAACGGCCATCAATAAATCCGGAAATGTGCCCAGCCCCACTGATTCCTCCAGGAAAATGCTTCAAAACCATCCGCTTAGTGAGATTGTACAGGAAATTATCTCCCAGCAGAAAAATAAGGGTTCTAAAAAAGGTAAGGAAGGTGTAAATAAGCTTGAAGAAAGGTTAAAAGGCTTTAAGCCTGAAACTTATACCAGCCTGGGGCAGGTAGATGAACAACTTAAAAAGACCCGGGAGGCGCTTACAGGGTTGAAAGATACCTATAAAGAGGATGTGACTAACCTGAAAATAGAAATTGATGCAGTAGTGAAGCTGCTCGAGGGTACGGGGACACTGGCCGATGAGACCCCGCTTCCGGGCTTTGTGCTTCGCCAGCTACAAATGCACCTGGAAGAGGCCGTGCTAGGCCGCAACAAAATGGAGGATGTGCTGCGTAATATCCAGGGAATGCACGAAGCGGTGATTTTGAAGCTGGAACTTGAGGGCACCTCTCCTGAGAAATATGATTTCGGTGCGCCACAGCACAAAACTGACCTTTCGGATAAGGACGATTACTTTCAGGGGAGCCACCTGGCTGACTATGGACTCAAGGCCTTTTCGCAGGCTTATAATGCTGTACTGGCACAGGCTAAGGCTAACACTAAAGACGGACTCTCCATTCAGGCTTTTTATAACATTTATTTTGAAGTGCATCAGAAGCTGAGTACGACCAGCGACATATCTAAAAATAAGGTGACCCTGCAGAGCCCTTCTTCTATTGAGGATTATATAAAATCTGAAAACTATAAAGGGTTGGAAGCCAAAGCGACGGGCGTAGACCTGATCATGATTGACATTCACCCGAACGATGCCACCAAAAAAGATATTAAGGAGAATGATGTACCGAAGCTAATTAATGATGTGTTCGGGGAACTGCGGAAGCGTGATGACTATAAAAATATCAGGCTGACGGTAATGGTAGACATCACACTAAACCATACGACTGAAGAGGAGATAAAGGCCATCAGAGAATCGGCCGATGAATACATTAGTTCAGGCAACCTGAACCTTGTATTTGTCCAAAGCCTCACCAAATTTGCCCAGTTAGGGATGGATAAGGAAAGCGGGGGCCTTGCCTTTGCCTACAACAAAGGGGAGGATTGGAAGGCATTCAATGAATCGATGAAGGAATCGCAGGAGAAGGATCCGGTAGATCCCACCATTCAGAAATACTTCCAGGCCTTATTTAAACATACCAGCAAGGAGCAGGTAGACTATTTGAAGGCAGTACGTGCAAGTACTAAGTCGCTACATCAGAAAATTAAAAGTAACTTTGAAAAAATGGGTATTAAAGATGATGCCCTTACTATTACGGATAATCAGGATGAAGGCACCTGCTATGTGTCTATAAGATATGATGACTTTATAGCCAGGATTTTTAATAATAAAACATATTCTGATGAGGATGTCTATAATTTTAATATGGATGTTTTAGAAAATGGTATCAATAAAATTATGGGGCAACTAGGGTTGCCGGTTACTATGCGTATGAGCTTTGGCTTCCCTCTGTCTAATCTGGGAGATACTGGAAAAGAGGTACGTTTTACTATTGGAATAGAGGATGAGCAGACGCTTCAGGATTATGCTGATACACTAAGTTATGTAAACTATGAGCTTGCCAGAGCGGTAAATGAAGGGACTGACCTGACGAATAAAGGGAAGCGCTCTGAGGTATTAAGCGACATGTCCGGAAAACTTAAAAAGCTGCAGGATCTTAGGGATAAGGTAAAGGAGTTTATGGAAGTTGAGCTATTGGAAGAAGACCTTGAAAGTGTTAATTAA
- a CDS encoding DUF4157 domain-containing protein, translating into MSAHSDKQGNKQNGPGARKGSALTGASRKADSSKKGAWLSHTDVKTTAGPENTAQLQAIADAFGPKGALPPPPNAPVQRQENKTGLPDQLKSGIENLSGYSMDDVKVHYNSSRPAQLQAHAYAQGTDIHMAPGQEQHLPHEAWHVVQQKQGRVQPTKQLKGKTAVNDDAGLEHEADVMGARAMQFKLTGGSPLAPVAVATPVVQRVLSRFELGDAGTEDNTLNVKVWDMIVAGRTPSPYSNTMGAHSTAWIAHIDAVRRHVVGYHLDDACRYLIALGDEHLGSELLHLSTLLEESHRNKLGTAEERLRNKKDELEAFAIEANITDKQAVITGMREYVDAYLTFVNYMPTSTLQQGDPRGHGEGEAHGYVNTFEYGLSLVDDSDLTRADLANATPNTQDHTILTQNLKVIEENYNDVVKAQGDVATRGEDNTKRKLWEKVWAMFAQETPAVFSAYQVKRNDVVPEIWALTLRSFLKTIKKAYPYTARHIGINDEANLRHQLGLYAAENNAYVPQQYALPQNRVDHVIDLVAGRTPFALVHSMVDAFPEEALPNELENEAEPAVSAMGLSDFVKGGTGFMSTLLLDEQGNVGGIEFNGRTPSPFGSRGMGAHSTAWIAYLDAVRNSLKGRSLLWASLELGKMSSEAMRSPVYEAFRKTVDEKHAHYLSEAFNLLNTYVSTCINLPADPTGKVAFIENFIYAYLNFMNHLPLATVLTGSVPDGRGEGRHRKVLTDFEDAHVLQGRDESQVLNEYENYGGEITVEQRTMVREALEGLLDVNSIDKFVVEDGPKPANFDELKWAFGIMKFLHIIRKAYPKAYEVSGFEAYILDKLKQEDVNMISEDSGLDLSELSNGKDIYAYICGLSYSLHQKVRIIPLEREGFIFQTFDAATHSCKVRFYLSESESSVQYGEFHVSKLEPVI; encoded by the coding sequence ATGAGTGCTCATAGCGATAAGCAAGGCAATAAGCAGAATGGCCCGGGGGCCCGGAAAGGATCGGCCCTGACAGGGGCGTCCCGGAAGGCTGATTCGTCTAAGAAGGGGGCCTGGCTCTCGCATACTGACGTGAAAACGACTGCCGGGCCTGAGAATACGGCGCAGCTACAGGCTATAGCGGATGCCTTTGGTCCTAAGGGGGCCTTGCCTCCCCCGCCGAATGCCCCGGTGCAGCGGCAGGAGAATAAGACGGGCCTGCCGGATCAGCTCAAGAGCGGTATCGAAAACCTCTCGGGCTATAGCATGGACGATGTAAAGGTGCACTACAACTCGTCCAGGCCGGCGCAGCTACAGGCGCATGCGTACGCTCAGGGTACGGACATACACATGGCCCCCGGGCAGGAGCAGCACTTGCCGCACGAGGCCTGGCACGTGGTGCAGCAGAAGCAGGGCCGCGTACAGCCCACCAAACAACTCAAAGGAAAAACGGCAGTCAATGATGATGCGGGCCTGGAGCACGAGGCAGACGTGATGGGGGCGAGAGCCATGCAGTTTAAGCTGACCGGGGGGAGTCCTTTAGCACCTGTTGCTGTAGCCACGCCTGTGGTGCAGCGGGTGCTGTCGCGTTTTGAACTGGGTGATGCGGGGACAGAAGATAATACGCTGAATGTAAAGGTGTGGGATATGATAGTAGCGGGTCGTACGCCCTCACCTTATTCCAATACCATGGGGGCGCACAGCACGGCCTGGATCGCCCACATTGATGCGGTACGGCGGCATGTGGTCGGCTACCACCTGGACGACGCCTGCCGCTATCTGATTGCCCTGGGGGATGAGCACCTTGGCTCTGAGCTGCTGCATCTGAGTACTTTATTAGAAGAAAGCCACAGGAACAAACTGGGCACGGCGGAAGAAAGGCTGAGGAATAAAAAGGATGAGCTCGAGGCCTTTGCCATAGAAGCGAATATTACGGATAAGCAGGCGGTGATCACCGGCATGCGGGAGTATGTGGATGCCTACCTTACCTTTGTGAACTACATGCCCACGTCTACCCTGCAGCAGGGTGACCCACGCGGACACGGTGAAGGAGAGGCCCATGGTTATGTGAATACCTTTGAGTACGGGCTGTCGCTGGTGGATGATAGCGACCTGACAAGAGCTGACCTTGCCAATGCTACCCCGAATACCCAGGACCATACCATCCTTACACAAAACCTGAAGGTGATTGAAGAAAACTACAACGATGTGGTTAAGGCTCAGGGGGATGTGGCTACGCGGGGAGAGGATAATACCAAACGCAAGCTATGGGAAAAGGTGTGGGCCATGTTTGCCCAGGAGACCCCCGCCGTATTCAGTGCATACCAGGTAAAGCGTAACGATGTGGTGCCTGAAATATGGGCCCTGACACTGAGATCGTTTCTGAAAACTATCAAGAAAGCCTACCCTTATACGGCGCGGCATATCGGGATCAATGATGAGGCTAACCTGAGGCATCAGCTTGGGCTTTATGCGGCTGAAAATAATGCTTATGTACCGCAGCAGTATGCGCTACCTCAGAACAGGGTCGATCATGTGATTGACTTGGTGGCTGGCCGGACCCCTTTTGCCCTGGTGCATAGTATGGTAGATGCATTTCCCGAAGAGGCTTTACCTAATGAGTTGGAAAATGAGGCTGAGCCAGCCGTATCGGCCATGGGGCTATCCGACTTTGTGAAGGGAGGAACAGGCTTTATGAGTACGCTGCTGCTGGACGAGCAGGGTAATGTGGGCGGCATAGAATTTAATGGCCGTACGCCAAGCCCCTTTGGCAGCCGGGGTATGGGGGCGCACAGCACGGCCTGGATAGCTTATCTGGACGCGGTGCGTAATTCGCTTAAAGGGAGAAGCCTTTTATGGGCCTCCCTGGAGTTGGGCAAAATGTCATCAGAGGCCATGCGCTCTCCGGTGTATGAGGCATTCCGGAAAACGGTGGATGAGAAACATGCACATTACCTGAGTGAGGCCTTTAATCTGCTCAACACCTATGTTTCCACCTGTATAAACCTGCCCGCGGATCCCACTGGCAAGGTGGCCTTCATAGAGAACTTTATCTATGCCTACCTGAATTTTATGAACCACCTGCCTTTAGCCACAGTACTCACCGGTAGTGTACCCGATGGCAGGGGAGAGGGGCGGCACAGGAAGGTACTGACGGACTTTGAAGATGCACATGTACTCCAAGGACGAGATGAAAGCCAGGTACTGAATGAATACGAAAACTACGGTGGTGAGATAACGGTAGAACAGCGCACTATGGTCCGGGAGGCATTGGAAGGGCTATTGGATGTAAATTCCATAGATAAATTTGTGGTGGAGGATGGCCCTAAACCGGCTAATTTTGACGAACTGAAGTGGGCTTTCGGTATCATGAAGTTCCTTCATATTATCAGAAAAGCTTACCCTAAAGCCTATGAAGTGTCGGGTTTTGAAGCGTATATACTGGACAAGCTAAAGCAGGAGGATGTTAACATGATAAGTGAGGATAGTGGGCTGGACCTGAGTGAGCTAAGTAACGGCAAAGATATATATGCCTATATATGTGGCCTGAGTTATAGCCTCCACCAGAAGGTAAGGATTATACCACTGGAAAGGGAAGGGTTCATTTTTCAGACATTTGATGCGGCTACTCATTCCTGTAAAGTGAGGTTTTACCTTAGTGAGTCAGAATCTTCTGTCCAATACGGGGAGTTCCATGTATCGAAACTGGAGCCGGTCATATAA
- a CDS encoding CIA30 family protein — protein sequence MKYLLAIIILITTMADKTIFDFDRDTDPGKWEVEDDVVMGGRSSGHFSISEEGHGVFEGHVSLDNNGGFSSVRYKTDKIDVSDSEYIVVRLKGDGKKYQLRVKHELNDRPYYVSTFDTSGEWEEVKVRMADMYPSFHGEKLDIPDFNHDAIEEVTFLIGNKKEQDFKLLIDKITLE from the coding sequence ATGAAATACCTTCTGGCAATTATAATCCTGATTACGACAATGGCTGATAAAACGATCTTCGATTTTGATAGGGATACCGACCCTGGCAAGTGGGAGGTAGAAGACGATGTGGTGATGGGAGGGCGCTCGTCGGGGCATTTTTCTATTAGTGAGGAAGGGCACGGCGTATTTGAAGGGCATGTGTCACTGGATAATAACGGCGGCTTTTCTTCTGTGCGGTACAAAACTGATAAGATAGATGTAAGTGACAGTGAGTACATAGTGGTGAGGCTTAAGGGTGATGGTAAAAAATATCAGCTTAGGGTGAAACACGAACTGAATGACAGGCCGTACTACGTCAGCACCTTTGATACCTCCGGCGAGTGGGAAGAGGTCAAAGTGCGCATGGCCGATATGTATCCCTCTTTTCATGGTGAGAAACTTGACATACCGGACTTTAACCATGATGCTATAGAAGAGGTCACCTTTCTGATAGGCAATAAGAAAGAGCAGGACTTCAAACTGCTTATCGATAAGATCACATTAGAATAA
- a CDS encoding DUF4157 domain-containing protein yields MKEKATSSPTNTRQNQSQSGARVPAQRKAEGSGTQKKGLHFSEVQTTAATDNTAQLQAIADTFGPKGPLPLPPDAPVQRQENKTGLPDQLKSGIEHLSGYSMDDVKVHYNSSRPAQLQAHAYAQGTDIHMAPGQEQHLPHEAWHVVQQKQGRVQPTKQLKGQTPVNDDTGLEREADVMGAKALTAGNSEAKPLQRKGTGGEVVQKRVYQNSNKKYYSDLDPSLEFDKLEDAMAYERSIEPPDPISGGRPPTLYTYTSTKSTNKMSGRGIPQGPHTVGHSALLKALNESEGKIDIRHVMKEQIMTPDQWRNAVNSEMGGGDQFHGKTEFSLRLLRAYKAYAGLFNGLLKSLTDSSEGDPLDFMHELINLSPYATYGWTNPDKITRKHLKGKGETSDLADTDRNIDPHSRKKFKDKGMYDEMVEDRLDLLDDDFIMEELSSGESEDEYIDEEEKMDDSSVSKEPEIKTSMRSQRVAKKYLEEIKGTSRLFANNCLINAIAGSAGVSVSLPQLLEIRIRLGSIGNMLVASPQTVGVILNVLGINAGVVIHYHINNQLPNEIIGNQNGTVLHIYHTGHAHFVHNCPNVLHYF; encoded by the coding sequence ATGAAAGAAAAAGCAACCAGCTCGCCCACAAATACCCGTCAAAATCAGTCCCAGTCCGGAGCGCGCGTGCCGGCCCAGCGAAAAGCAGAGGGTTCTGGTACGCAAAAGAAGGGGCTGCACTTTAGCGAGGTACAGACCACGGCAGCTACTGATAATACGGCGCAGCTACAGGCTATAGCGGATACCTTTGGCCCTAAAGGGCCCCTGCCTCTGCCGCCGGATGCGCCTGTGCAACGGCAGGAGAATAAGACGGGCCTGCCGGATCAGCTCAAGAGCGGTATCGAACACCTCTCGGGCTATAGCATGGACGATGTAAAGGTGCACTACAACTCGTCCAGGCCGGCGCAGCTACAGGCGCATGCGTACGCTCAGGGTACGGACATACACATGGCCCCCGGGCAGGAGCAGCACCTGCCGCACGAGGCCTGGCACGTGGTGCAGCAGAAGCAGGGCCGGGTACAGCCTACCAAACAACTGAAAGGCCAAACGCCTGTAAATGACGATACGGGCCTGGAGCGCGAAGCGGACGTGATGGGGGCGAAGGCGCTCACTGCCGGCAATAGTGAGGCCAAACCCCTGCAAAGAAAAGGTACGGGCGGAGAGGTGGTTCAGAAAAGGGTCTATCAGAATTCGAACAAAAAGTATTACAGCGATCTGGATCCCTCACTTGAGTTTGATAAGCTGGAAGATGCCATGGCCTATGAGCGATCTATAGAGCCACCTGATCCTATATCCGGGGGGCGGCCGCCGACTTTATACACGTACACCAGCACGAAATCAACTAATAAGATGAGTGGCAGGGGCATTCCCCAGGGGCCTCATACCGTAGGCCATAGCGCATTGCTGAAGGCACTGAATGAAAGCGAAGGGAAGATAGACATCCGCCACGTGATGAAGGAGCAAATAATGACCCCTGACCAGTGGCGTAATGCGGTCAATAGCGAAATGGGGGGTGGTGACCAGTTTCATGGCAAAACGGAATTTTCGCTTCGCCTGCTAAGAGCGTACAAGGCCTATGCCGGCTTATTTAACGGCTTGCTCAAAAGCCTTACGGACAGTAGTGAAGGCGATCCGCTGGACTTTATGCATGAGCTGATCAACCTCAGTCCTTATGCCACCTACGGGTGGACTAACCCTGATAAAATAACCAGGAAGCACCTGAAGGGTAAGGGGGAAACGAGCGACCTGGCTGATACCGATAGAAACATTGACCCTCACTCCCGCAAGAAGTTTAAGGATAAAGGGATGTATGATGAAATGGTAGAAGACAGGCTGGACCTGCTGGATGACGATTTTATCATGGAGGAGCTTAGCTCCGGCGAGTCGGAAGATGAGTATATAGACGAGGAGGAGAAGATGGATGATAGCAGTGTATCTAAGGAGCCCGAGATAAAGACGAGCATGAGGTCGCAGCGGGTGGCCAAAAAATACCTGGAGGAGATAAAGGGTACGAGCCGCCTGTTTGCCAATAACTGCCTGATAAATGCCATCGCAGGAAGCGCCGGAGTGTCGGTAAGCCTGCCTCAGCTACTTGAAATAAGGATCCGGCTGGGAAGCATAGGTAATATGCTGGTAGCCTCTCCGCAGACGGTAGGGGTGATATTAAACGTATTAGGAATAAATGCCGGGGTGGTTATACACTATCATATTAATAACCAGCTGCCCAATGAAATCATAGGAAATCAGAACGGGACGGTGCTGCACATTTACCATACCGGGCACGCACACTTCGTACATAATTGCCCGAATGTGCTACACTACTTTTAA
- a CDS encoding response regulator — translation MEQGSVILLVDDQPENLLNLARYLEAGPQDFQLLTARSGPSALEVAHITKPDIIITDWDMPEWTGLELLKRIKQDAYLKDTPVIMITGVYTESEDLKQAMDFGAMDYLRKPINKIELWARVKSALTIQHAIHTIQSQNQEIRDQHQQLRQQKDRELSIKVMEAQQKNEALLEINTELKKIANTATGVVAMSLKRVIKQIEQNTRDTSQWEEFKQYFEKSHPKFLQTIEKQFPQLSAQDLRLCSYMKIHMTTHEIADLRHVTPETIRTQKYRIKKKLGLSKEVDLTEYLNSSV, via the coding sequence ATGGAGCAGGGTAGTGTGATATTGCTGGTAGATGACCAGCCTGAAAACCTGCTGAACCTGGCCCGCTACCTGGAGGCGGGGCCCCAGGATTTTCAGCTTCTTACGGCCCGCAGTGGCCCCTCTGCACTGGAAGTGGCGCATATTACCAAGCCGGACATTATCATAACGGACTGGGACATGCCCGAATGGACAGGCCTGGAATTACTGAAAAGGATAAAGCAGGATGCTTACCTGAAAGACACCCCCGTGATCATGATTACGGGGGTATACACAGAGTCCGAAGACCTGAAACAGGCCATGGACTTCGGTGCAATGGACTACCTGCGCAAACCTATCAATAAAATAGAGCTGTGGGCACGTGTGAAGTCTGCCCTGACCATACAACATGCTATTCATACAATACAGTCCCAGAACCAGGAGATTCGCGACCAGCACCAGCAGCTCAGGCAGCAAAAAGACCGTGAGCTTAGCATAAAGGTTATGGAAGCCCAGCAGAAGAATGAGGCACTGCTGGAAATTAATACCGAGCTGAAAAAGATTGCGAATACAGCTACAGGGGTAGTGGCTATGAGTCTGAAGCGCGTGATAAAGCAGATAGAGCAAAATACACGGGACACCAGCCAGTGGGAAGAGTTCAAGCAGTACTTTGAAAAAAGCCACCCGAAATTTCTACAGACAATAGAAAAGCAGTTTCCGCAGCTATCGGCGCAGGACCTGCGCCTGTGCAGCTATATGAAGATACACATGACCACACATGAAATTGCTGACCTGCGGCATGTGACACCGGAAACCATACGCACGCAAAAGTACAGGATCAAAAAGAAGCTCGGACTATCAAAAGAGGTAGACCTTACAGAGTACCTCAATAGCTCGGTATAG